A genomic window from Sulfurimonas sp. includes:
- the murG gene encoding undecaprenyldiphospho-muramoylpentapeptide beta-N-acetylglucosaminyltransferase, which translates to MKFCITGGGTGGHLMIAEALVEAAVNDGHEAIFIGSMSGQDRKYFESHSLFSHVYFLETTGVVNQKGFGKLKALWLVLRAFFASRKILKKHNIEATYSVGGFSAAPASFATLSLFKPLFIHEQNAVEGRLNSLLKPFSKRFISAYDKNSPIQGYPVKDEFFKSARVRSEIKTIIFLGGSQGAKAINDLALSMAKELQKSGIKIIHQAGERDFERVKKEYEELQVEAELYAFTKEMSHLMSRADLAVSRSGASTLWELCANGLPALFIPFPHAASDHQYHNAKFIVENDLGWCKREDEDLKSILISILPQNLESKSKALLERSSRDVAKKMIQDAVG; encoded by the coding sequence ATGAAGTTTTGCATAACGGGCGGAGGAACGGGCGGACATTTGATGATTGCAGAGGCTCTGGTCGAAGCTGCGGTAAATGACGGACATGAAGCCATCTTTATAGGCTCGATGAGTGGGCAGGATAGAAAATATTTTGAATCGCACAGCCTTTTTTCACATGTATATTTTTTGGAAACGACAGGCGTCGTAAACCAAAAAGGTTTTGGTAAATTAAAAGCTCTTTGGTTGGTGCTTCGTGCTTTTTTTGCTTCAAGAAAAATACTAAAAAAACATAATATTGAAGCAACTTACAGTGTGGGCGGATTTTCGGCCGCTCCCGCATCTTTTGCAACTTTAAGCCTCTTTAAACCTCTTTTTATACATGAACAAAATGCAGTTGAGGGAAGATTAAATTCGCTCTTAAAGCCATTTAGCAAAAGATTTATAAGCGCATATGATAAAAATTCTCCCATTCAAGGCTATCCCGTTAAAGATGAATTTTTTAAGAGCGCAAGAGTGAGAAGCGAGATAAAAACTATTATTTTCTTAGGCGGTTCACAGGGTGCAAAAGCTATAAATGATTTGGCTTTAAGTATGGCAAAAGAGCTACAAAAATCAGGTATAAAGATAATCCATCAAGCCGGCGAGAGGGATTTTGAGAGAGTAAAAAAAGAGTATGAAGAGTTGCAGGTAGAAGCAGAACTTTATGCATTTACAAAAGAGATGAGTCATCTTATGTCAAGAGCAGATTTGGCAGTAAGCCGCTCAGGTGCGAGTACGCTTTGGGAGTTGTGTGCAAACGGTTTGCCTGCACTATTTATCCCGTTTCCTCATGCGGCATCCGATCATCAATACCATAACGCCAAGTTTATAGTTGAAAATGATTTAGGTTGGTGCAAGAGAGAAGATGAAGATTTAAAATCAATTTTAATTTCAATTTTGCCTCAAAACCTAGAGAGTAAAAGCAAAGCCCTTTTAGAACGCTCAAGCAGAGATGTGGCAAAAAAGATGATTCAGGATGCGGTTGGCTGA
- a CDS encoding FAD-dependent oxidoreductase has protein sequence MKKNRIIIIGGGYGGLRVVEKLAKNPQNEIILFDKNPYHFMQTDVYDLIANEDDFAQVTVDLFTFCSGFDGNVTFLKQEVGNVDFKNKKVITCVQRYSYDYLVIAAGARTKFAADVVGLREYAHGIKALHRAMYFKQKFEMSLFHRVDEGGTSCTPISIIVAGAGLSGVEIAAQMASFSKEFYKNNNFICRKLNIVLVNSAKHVLGGFEEELADKTDKRLRELDVIIKNERKVVEVTQNSVKLSGGEILDMDFMIYTGGIEPNGLVQNLALDKNDRGYIVSNKYLQSQNYSEVFAIGDCTTIYNNDKIVPPTADTAEQMGELCAKNINNLISNKPLIEHNIKSRGVLIALGRGYAVAKVFGFYFSGYFAYIIKKIIEKVYAKRLEIRSQRGCKKIFCE, from the coding sequence TTGAAAAAAAACAGAATAATTATTATCGGCGGCGGTTACGGCGGTCTTCGTGTTGTTGAAAAGTTAGCAAAAAATCCTCAAAATGAGATAATACTTTTTGATAAAAACCCGTACCATTTTATGCAAACCGATGTATATGACTTGATAGCAAATGAAGATGATTTTGCACAGGTTACGGTTGATCTTTTTACTTTTTGTTCAGGATTTGACGGCAATGTAACTTTTTTAAAGCAAGAAGTAGGCAATGTTGATTTTAAAAACAAAAAGGTGATTACTTGCGTACAGAGATATAGTTATGATTATCTTGTGATAGCTGCCGGTGCCCGTACAAAATTTGCGGCAGATGTTGTTGGGCTTCGTGAGTATGCCCACGGTATAAAGGCACTTCATCGCGCCATGTATTTTAAACAAAAATTCGAGATGTCGCTATTTCATAGGGTTGATGAGGGCGGAACAAGCTGTACTCCGATTAGCATTATCGTTGCGGGTGCGGGTCTTAGCGGAGTTGAAATAGCGGCTCAAATGGCATCATTTTCTAAAGAGTTTTATAAAAATAATAATTTTATTTGTAGAAAATTAAATATTGTCTTAGTAAATTCCGCTAAACATGTTTTAGGAGGATTTGAAGAAGAACTTGCCGATAAGACGGATAAAAGATTAAGAGAGTTGGATGTAATTATCAAAAATGAGAGAAAAGTAGTCGAGGTTACGCAAAACAGCGTGAAGCTCAGCGGCGGTGAGATATTGGATATGGATTTTATGATATATACCGGCGGTATAGAGCCAAACGGTTTGGTGCAAAATCTGGCACTGGATAAAAATGATAGAGGGTATATCGTTTCAAATAAATATCTGCAATCTCAAAATTATAGCGAGGTATTTGCTATCGGCGACTGTACGACGATATACAATAATGATAAAATCGTACCTCCGACTGCCGATACTGCGGAGCAGATGGGCGAGTTATGTGCAAAAAACATAAATAATCTTATTTCAAACAAACCTTTGATAGAGCATAACATCAAGTCGCGGGGTGTGCTTATAGCTCTTGGAAGAGGTTATGCCGTAGCTAAAGTTTTCGGGTTTTATTTCAGCGGTTATTTTGCTTATATAATAAAAAAAATTATTGAGAAAGTTTATGCAAAAAGGCTAGAGATTCGTTCACAAAGAGGGTGTAAAAAGATATTTTGCGAGTAA
- the rpsB gene encoding 30S ribosomal protein S2 produces the protein MVTMKDLLECGVHFGHQTRRWNPKMKKYIFGVRKNIYIIDLQKTLRYFRNTYQIVVDAAAEGKTVLFVGTKKQARASVRDAAIACGMPYVDNRWLGGMLTNFPTIQKSIRKLDVISEMQENGQIDLLTKKEALMLSRQKEKLEVYFGGIRNMKKLPDMLFVMDAVKEHIAVLEARCLGIPVVAPLDTNCDPDLITHPIPGNDDAIRSIQLFCREMTEAINEGKALRSGGRDDIQQESAQESVQEDVDAFEVEDFDTEEA, from the coding sequence ATGGTAACTATGAAAGACCTATTGGAATGTGGTGTACACTTCGGACACCAAACTCGTCGTTGGAATCCGAAAATGAAAAAATATATTTTCGGTGTTCGTAAAAATATCTATATTATAGATTTACAAAAGACTCTTCGTTACTTCCGTAACACTTACCAAATCGTTGTAGATGCAGCGGCAGAGGGTAAAACAGTTCTTTTCGTCGGTACTAAAAAACAAGCTCGCGCTTCTGTTAGAGACGCTGCAATCGCTTGTGGAATGCCGTATGTAGACAATAGATGGTTAGGCGGTATGCTTACAAACTTCCCGACTATTCAAAAATCTATCCGTAAACTTGATGTTATTTCTGAAATGCAAGAAAACGGTCAAATCGACCTTTTAACTAAAAAAGAAGCACTTATGCTTTCTCGCCAAAAAGAGAAACTGGAAGTATACTTCGGCGGTATCCGCAATATGAAAAAGCTTCCTGATATGCTTTTCGTTATGGATGCTGTTAAAGAGCACATCGCTGTTTTAGAAGCTCGTTGTTTAGGTATCCCTGTTGTTGCTCCTCTTGACACGAACTGTGATCCGGATCTAATCACTCACCCAATCCCGGGAAATGACGATGCAATCCGCTCTATCCAACTTTTCTGTCGTGAAATGACTGAAGCTATTAATGAAGGTAAAGCGTTAAGAAGCGGCGGTCGTGATGATATCCAACAAGAATCGGCACAAGAATCTGTTCAAGAAGATGTGGATGCTTTTGAAGTAGAAGATTTCGATACAGAGGAAGCATAA
- a CDS encoding cytochrome b/b6 domain-containing protein, with protein sequence MKYTLKFRIWHWLNAIVILGLLGTVFLRKTFLSYKTNAEIIMAKLADMGTEIELEDAKSIARSIRNVMWEWHLWLGYALAFLLLYRIVLFFIDESNKADFSSLSLHKKGVKISYYVIYATILFMTISGFAIYLQRALGLSEDMVRFIKEAHEAIYYVILIFVPLHIAGVIVADVKEEHGLVSTMINGKTKENF encoded by the coding sequence ATGAAATACACATTGAAATTTAGGATTTGGCACTGGTTAAATGCGATAGTTATTCTTGGGTTGCTTGGAACTGTATTTTTACGAAAAACATTCCTTAGCTACAAAACAAATGCAGAAATTATCATGGCTAAGCTTGCCGACATGGGAACCGAAATTGAGCTAGAAGATGCAAAAAGCATAGCAAGGTCAATAAGAAATGTTATGTGGGAGTGGCACCTTTGGCTTGGCTATGCTTTGGCATTTTTACTTTTGTACAGAATAGTACTGTTTTTTATTGATGAGAGCAACAAGGCGGATTTTAGTTCCTTGTCTCTCCATAAAAAAGGCGTGAAAATTTCATACTATGTGATATATGCAACAATTTTATTTATGACTATAAGCGGTTTTGCAATCTATCTTCAGCGAGCTTTGGGCTTAAGTGAAGATATGGTTAGATTTATAAAAGAGGCGCATGAAGCTATCTATTATGTTATTTTGATTTTTGTTCCGCTTCATATAGCAGGTGTTATCGTAGCTGATGTAAAAGAGGAACATGGACTCGTTTCAACCATGATAAACGGAAAAACAAAAGAGAATTTTTAA
- the tsf gene encoding translation elongation factor Ts — MAEITASMVKDLRAATDAPMMDCKKALVESDGDMEKATAWLKERGIAQSAKKADRIAAEGLVGFKIADDFSKATVVEINSETDFVAQNEGFKNLVLKTTEEIYATSPADVESLKATAFGSYFSEAVIKIGEKIELRRFKTIKADDETVAINGYIHSNNRIAVIVAAKCDSKKTADALRPMLKNVAMHASAMKPKTLSFRDFDMDFVTSETIGRIEAIKKENEEFARLKKPLKNVPQFISMCQLTDEVLAKAEAEIKDTLRAQNKPESIWDKIVPGQLARFIDDNTTLDKELALLDQTYVLNDKLTVAQAVEAAAKEAGGTAEIVDFVRLEVGEGIEKKVDDFAAEVAAQMG, encoded by the coding sequence ATGGCAGAAATTACGGCATCAATGGTAAAAGATCTGCGCGCAGCTACCGATGCGCCGATGATGGATTGTAAAAAAGCTCTTGTTGAGAGTGACGGAGATATGGAAAAAGCAACTGCTTGGCTAAAAGAGAGAGGTATCGCTCAATCAGCTAAAAAAGCTGATCGTATCGCTGCTGAAGGTCTTGTCGGCTTTAAAATAGCAGATGATTTTTCAAAAGCTACGGTAGTTGAGATTAACTCAGAGACTGACTTCGTTGCTCAAAATGAAGGCTTCAAAAACTTAGTTTTAAAAACAACGGAAGAGATTTATGCTACTTCGCCTGCCGATGTTGAGAGCCTAAAAGCTACTGCATTCGGTTCATACTTCAGCGAAGCCGTTATAAAAATCGGTGAGAAGATAGAACTTCGCCGTTTTAAAACTATCAAAGCTGACGATGAGACAGTTGCGATTAACGGTTATATTCACTCAAACAACCGTATTGCCGTTATCGTAGCTGCTAAGTGTGACAGTAAAAAAACTGCCGATGCACTTCGTCCGATGCTTAAAAATGTAGCAATGCACGCATCTGCTATGAAACCTAAAACGCTATCTTTCAGAGATTTTGATATGGATTTCGTAACATCTGAGACAATCGGCAGAATTGAAGCGATTAAAAAAGAGAACGAAGAGTTTGCTCGTTTGAAAAAGCCTCTTAAAAATGTTCCTCAGTTTATCTCAATGTGTCAATTAACCGATGAAGTTTTAGCTAAAGCTGAAGCAGAAATCAAAGACACATTAAGAGCGCAAAATAAACCTGAAAGCATTTGGGACAAAATCGTTCCTGGTCAATTAGCTCGTTTTATCGACGATAACACGACTTTAGACAAAGAACTTGCTCTTTTAGATCAAACTTATGTTTTAAATGACAAACTAACAGTTGCACAAGCTGTTGAAGCGGCTGCTAAAGAAGCAGGCGGAACTGCTGAAATCGTAGATTTCGTTCGTCTTGAAGTAGGCGAAGGAATCGAGAAAAAAGTTGACGACTTTGCTGCTGAAGTTGCAGCTCAAATGGGTTAA
- the bcp gene encoding thioredoxin-dependent thiol peroxidase yields the protein MVKINSTAPEFCLPNQDDVEICLRDLKGKWIVLYFYPKDSTPGCTTEACDFSDAAPDFGSLNAIVIGISADSTKKHRDFIEKKDLFITLLSDEDTSMLQEYGVWQLKKNYGKEYMGIVRTTLIIDPSGVIRAIWEKVKVKDHAQEVMKKLQELQA from the coding sequence ATGGTTAAAATCAATAGTACGGCTCCTGAGTTTTGTCTGCCAAACCAAGATGATGTCGAGATATGTTTGAGAGATTTGAAAGGCAAGTGGATAGTGCTATATTTTTATCCAAAAGACAGTACTCCGGGGTGTACGACCGAAGCTTGTGATTTTAGCGATGCCGCACCGGATTTTGGAAGCTTAAATGCTATTGTAATAGGAATTAGTGCAGACAGTACGAAAAAACATCGTGACTTTATAGAGAAAAAAGATCTCTTTATAACACTGCTTAGCGATGAAGATACTTCAATGCTGCAAGAGTACGGTGTTTGGCAGTTGAAAAAAAATTACGGCAAAGAGTATATGGGGATAGTCCGCACGACCCTGATTATAGACCCAAGCGGCGTTATAAGAGCAATTTGGGAGAAAGTAAAAGTTAAAGATCACGCACAAGAGGTTATGAAAAAGCTTCAAGAGTTGCAGGCATAA